In Blastopirellula sp. J2-11, a single genomic region encodes these proteins:
- a CDS encoding DUF1549 and DUF1553 domain-containing protein yields MSRFLLVHLAISFLLVPTAVAVAEEAPPDRSALMTARIDQRLLERLASEGVEPAPKADDGEFLRRASLDLSGTIPPVAITRDYLADSSPEKRRQLIDRLLASPAFASHLASTWREIILKPTDDFQQLQNQFALQAWLREQFLENARYDRIVEQFITASSEQDGPVYFYDALDLKPEQLAAETSRIFLGLHIQCAECHDHPFDDWKQQDFWGYAAFFARVAKRDSAMGRISLVDREAGEVKIPDSEETVAPLYPGGSAPSDRFGGTRRQKLAVWMVARDNPYTARRAVNWAWAHLFGRGLVEPVDDLSPLNAPSHPALMEELTQYFIESGYDLRQLLRTLAMTDAYARSSQNVAGQRPELFASMAIKSLSPEQLYDSVLRLGLIRETVGDPSNQAPQSFNQSQQRLQFVARMRTVSLDRTDFETGAPQALALMNGPPVSLATAPETSGFLKSLEAPFFSDEQRVELIALAAYSRPPTAEERQRFSEYLATASPNEKKQALGDLLWAVAASAEFMLNH; encoded by the coding sequence ATGTCTCGTTTTCTGCTTGTTCACCTTGCGATCTCGTTTTTACTCGTTCCGACTGCAGTCGCGGTTGCCGAAGAGGCGCCTCCTGATCGTTCGGCTCTGATGACGGCTCGCATCGACCAGCGGCTGTTGGAGCGTCTGGCGTCAGAAGGAGTTGAGCCGGCGCCGAAGGCCGACGACGGCGAGTTTCTGCGCCGCGCCTCACTGGACCTCAGCGGCACAATCCCACCGGTGGCGATCACGCGCGATTATCTGGCCGATAGCTCGCCCGAGAAGCGGCGCCAATTGATCGATCGTTTGCTGGCTTCACCGGCGTTCGCGTCACACTTGGCCAGTACTTGGCGCGAGATCATCTTGAAGCCGACCGATGACTTTCAGCAGTTGCAAAATCAGTTTGCGCTGCAAGCCTGGCTGCGTGAGCAGTTTTTGGAAAATGCTCGGTACGATCGCATCGTCGAACAGTTCATTACCGCCAGCAGCGAGCAAGATGGTCCGGTTTACTTTTACGATGCGCTCGATTTGAAACCGGAGCAGTTGGCGGCTGAGACGTCGCGGATTTTTCTGGGGCTGCATATTCAATGCGCCGAATGTCACGATCACCCGTTCGATGACTGGAAACAGCAAGACTTTTGGGGCTACGCCGCCTTCTTTGCCCGGGTCGCCAAGCGGGATAGCGCGATGGGGCGAATCTCGTTGGTCGATCGAGAAGCGGGCGAAGTGAAGATTCCCGACTCGGAAGAAACCGTCGCGCCGCTTTATCCCGGCGGCAGCGCGCCCAGTGATCGCTTTGGCGGCACCCGTCGGCAGAAACTGGCGGTCTGGATGGTTGCTCGCGACAATCCTTACACGGCCCGCCGCGCGGTGAACTGGGCGTGGGCGCATCTGTTTGGTCGCGGTTTGGTGGAGCCGGTGGATGATCTTTCGCCGCTTAATGCGCCCAGCCATCCCGCGTTAATGGAGGAGTTGACGCAATATTTTATCGAATCGGGCTACGACCTGCGACAATTGTTGCGGACGCTGGCGATGACCGACGCCTACGCGCGCAGCAGTCAAAACGTTGCTGGTCAGCGTCCGGAACTCTTCGCCAGCATGGCGATCAAATCACTCTCGCCCGAGCAACTATACGACAGCGTTCTAAGACTAGGACTGATTCGTGAGACGGTCGGCGACCCGAGCAACCAGGCGCCGCAGTCTTTCAATCAATCGCAGCAACGACTTCAATTTGTCGCTCGGATGCGCACCGTTTCTCTGGACCGCACCGACTTTGAAACCGGAGCGCCGCAAGCGCTCGCGCTGATGAATGGCCCGCCGGTCTCGTTGGCGACGGCGCCAGAAACGAGCGGGTTTTTGAAGTCGTTGGAAGCTCCCTTTTTTAGCGATGAACAGCGTGTCGAGTTGATCGCATTGGCCGCCTACTCGCGACCGCCGACCGCGGAAGAGCGACAACGATTTAGCGAGTACCTGGCGACCGCTTCGCCCAACGAAAAGAAGCAAGCGCTGGGCGATCTGTTGTGGGCGGTCGCCGCCAGCGCCGAGTTTATGCTCAATCATTAA
- a CDS encoding DUF1501 domain-containing protein, producing MAATDRRRFLQQAMLGAASCSWLPALVQAAAEQPVKRRCIVLWMSGGPSQMDTFDLKPGHANGGEYKEIETSVPGLKFSEHLPQLAKQADRLAILRGMSTKEGDHIRGSYLMHTGERPGGPLRYPAIGASLSKALGDPQADLPNFVAVNPNAAFSQASIGGGFLGPKYAATTVGQRTMVGPANPTADATGPVDLGVDYLQLPGEVSPERAEARMKLWRGQQESFLALRDAAAPKSHDTVFRRAVRMMNPAAAAAFDLHQEEDAVRESYGNGRFGQGCLIARRLIERGVPFVEVTHGADGLGWDTHQANFAGVKTLSAELDQGWSTLMRELDERGLLDSTTILWMGEFGRTPQINANAGRDHFPDAWSCVLAGGGIAGGQAYGSTSEGGQEVVDGKTEVPDLIATLCAAVGVDPATENISPLSRPIKISEGAPIRALLS from the coding sequence ATGGCAGCGACCGATCGACGACGATTTTTGCAGCAAGCGATGCTCGGCGCCGCGAGCTGTTCGTGGTTGCCTGCGTTGGTGCAAGCCGCTGCCGAGCAACCGGTCAAACGCCGCTGTATCGTGCTTTGGATGTCGGGCGGACCGAGCCAGATGGACACGTTTGATCTGAAGCCGGGTCATGCCAACGGCGGCGAGTACAAAGAGATCGAAACCAGCGTTCCCGGCCTCAAGTTCAGCGAGCATCTGCCGCAATTGGCCAAACAGGCCGATCGCTTGGCGATTTTGCGCGGCATGAGCACCAAGGAAGGAGATCACATTCGGGGCTCTTATTTGATGCACACCGGAGAGCGTCCCGGCGGACCGCTCCGCTATCCGGCGATTGGAGCGTCACTGTCGAAAGCGTTGGGGGATCCGCAAGCCGATCTGCCAAACTTTGTTGCGGTCAATCCAAACGCTGCATTTAGTCAGGCGTCGATCGGCGGCGGTTTTCTCGGTCCAAAGTACGCCGCGACGACGGTTGGCCAGCGCACGATGGTTGGTCCGGCCAACCCAACCGCCGATGCAACAGGGCCCGTGGATCTAGGGGTCGACTATTTGCAATTGCCCGGCGAGGTTTCGCCAGAGCGAGCCGAGGCGCGGATGAAGCTGTGGCGCGGCCAACAAGAGTCGTTTTTGGCGCTGCGCGATGCGGCGGCGCCCAAGTCGCACGATACGGTTTTTCGCCGCGCAGTGCGGATGATGAATCCCGCAGCGGCGGCGGCGTTTGACCTGCACCAGGAAGAAGACGCCGTGCGTGAGTCGTATGGAAATGGCCGGTTCGGCCAAGGTTGCTTGATTGCCCGTCGTTTGATCGAACGTGGTGTGCCGTTTGTCGAAGTGACGCATGGCGCTGACGGGCTGGGATGGGATACGCATCAAGCGAACTTTGCCGGCGTCAAAACGTTGTCGGCGGAACTCGATCAGGGGTGGTCAACTCTGATGCGTGAATTGGACGAGCGCGGCTTGCTCGATTCGACGACAATCCTCTGGATGGGAGAGTTTGGGCGAACTCCGCAGATCAACGCCAACGCAGGACGCGATCATTTTCCGGACGCTTGGAGCTGCGTCTTGGCCGGCGGAGGCATTGCCGGCGGTCAAGCATATGGCTCGACCAGCGAAGGGGGGCAGGAGGTGGTCGATGGGAAGACCGAAGTGCCCGATCTCATCGCGACGCTTTGTGCGGCGGTGGGAGTCGACCCGGCGACCGAGAACATTTCTCCTCTGTCGCGACCGATCAAGATCAGCGAGGGGGCGCCGATTCGTGCGTTGTTGTCGTAA
- a CDS encoding PstS family phosphate ABC transporter substrate-binding protein, with protein MIRCRNFFLVAALALTAPLAASAQVQVDENLPSYKPVQGVNGNISSMGSDTMNNLMTLWAEGFQKFYPGVTIEIEGKGSSTAPAALTKGTATFGPMSRPMKEDEIDAFEKAYGYKPTQLGTSIDMLAVFVHKDNPIKGLSLEQLDAVFSSTRKGGGKADITTWGQLGLEGAWANRAISLYGRNSASGTYGYFKENALFKGDYKTSVKEQPGSSAVIQGVANDQAGIGYSGIGYKTAAVRVVPLSKTGTDYVEPSMETVSSYPLSRFLYLSVNHKPGSQLDPLRLEFIKYIFSKEGQEAVVKDGYLPLNAKVATRQLEMILKK; from the coding sequence ATGATCCGCTGCCGGAACTTCTTTTTGGTCGCCGCTTTGGCGCTGACCGCACCGCTTGCCGCTTCGGCGCAAGTTCAAGTCGACGAAAACCTGCCGTCTTACAAGCCGGTTCAGGGAGTCAACGGAAACATCAGCAGCATGGGTTCCGATACGATGAACAACCTGATGACCTTGTGGGCGGAAGGTTTCCAGAAGTTCTACCCAGGCGTCACGATCGAAATCGAAGGCAAGGGTTCTTCGACCGCTCCGGCCGCGCTGACCAAAGGGACCGCGACGTTTGGCCCGATGAGCCGCCCGATGAAAGAAGATGAAATCGACGCCTTCGAAAAGGCCTATGGTTACAAGCCGACGCAGCTGGGCACTTCGATCGACATGCTGGCGGTCTTCGTTCACAAAGACAACCCAATCAAGGGCTTGTCGTTGGAACAACTGGACGCCGTCTTTTCCAGCACTCGCAAGGGTGGCGGCAAAGCCGATATCACCACTTGGGGTCAGCTTGGTTTGGAAGGGGCTTGGGCCAATCGCGCGATCAGTCTGTATGGTCGTAACTCGGCCTCAGGCACCTACGGCTACTTCAAAGAAAACGCGCTGTTCAAAGGGGATTACAAAACCTCGGTGAAAGAACAGCCGGGCAGCTCGGCGGTGATCCAAGGGGTCGCCAACGATCAGGCTGGTATCGGCTATAGCGGCATCGGCTACAAAACCGCCGCCGTCCGCGTCGTGCCGCTGTCGAAGACGGGGACCGATTACGTCGAACCGTCGATGGAAACGGTCAGCAGCTACCCGTTGTCGCGCTTCCTGTATCTCAGCGTCAACCACAAGCCGGGCAGCCAGCTTGACCCGCTTCGTCTTGAGTTCATCAAGTACATCTTCAGCAAAGAAGGTCAAGAAGCGGTTGTGAAAGATGGCTACTTGCCGCTCAACGCCAAAGTCGCGACGCGTCAACTTGAGATGATCCTCAAGAAGTAG
- a CDS encoding ABC transporter permease subunit, translated as MSQDDKSFSGRRRRMKTRWTVAAADVLSEFVITVGGIGTIVAVLAVFVVLVARVAPLGLPASLSGEVTRETHWGATKPVHLAVDEYQSIGWVLFDDGRLETFRVDNGEKLGERQLFQDKQLSAISTSVGRGGLLLGFLDGSIQFADIHFATTFIDVVDAPEQFHGMKPGERATYQPEENETGVLELTSQGQYRVQLLESSVLDPVQVTDKAILMLDHVPEAASGGNQVSISKDDRKYVCFAADGKLRYGTLKEEEDFLTGDVTLKNETIELEIADIQGERPQFLLQTARGNDILLAWKSGQMVRFVRESAEDGSGYHLNPAEKVDLLPDTDAQLTVCDFILGRETVFVGDSQGGASGWFLVRGAETEEPELQARKTSDGFTLARVHVLQPAPGEKINSMRASERSRMLVVGYESGRFRVYQMTTERLVLDRHLPKDAPVIGAMITPKDNGLLVESGEGIYLWDFDPRHPEITVAAAIMPVWYEGYPKPRQIWQSSSAGVEPEMKLGLYPLISGTLKATFYSMLFGAPIALLAAIYTSEFTTHKVRAVVKPTVEMMASLPSVVLGFLAAIVFAPIVESFLAFFLTTVVVVPLTFILAAMMWQLLPRRIGLILESWRLWFMVPALLLGLAVSYLLGPLVEQIAFDGNVKLWLDGRGSGVVGWLMMLLPLGGMFAFFLNGAFINPYLRARALQWNRSQFALLSLVKFAALVLLTFGFAWLLSSALYWLPTLFGAEVWDPRGTFIDSYAQRNSFVVGFVMGFAVIPIIYTIADDALATVPKHLRSASLGCGATPWQTTVRVVIPTAMSGLFSALMIGLGRVVGETMIVLMAGGNTPVTDWNIFSGFRTLSATIAIELPEAVENSTHFRMLFAAALVLFVITFLINTAAEIVRLRFRKRAYQL; from the coding sequence ATGTCGCAAGACGATAAGAGTTTCTCCGGCCGCCGACGTCGCATGAAGACGCGTTGGACGGTCGCCGCCGCCGACGTACTGTCGGAGTTCGTGATTACCGTTGGCGGAATTGGTACGATCGTCGCCGTTTTGGCGGTGTTCGTTGTCCTGGTTGCGCGTGTCGCTCCACTAGGATTGCCTGCTTCTCTTTCGGGCGAAGTGACGCGTGAAACGCATTGGGGAGCAACCAAGCCGGTTCACCTGGCGGTCGATGAGTACCAATCGATCGGTTGGGTGTTGTTTGATGACGGGCGCCTCGAAACGTTTCGCGTGGATAACGGTGAAAAACTTGGCGAGCGTCAGCTTTTCCAAGACAAACAACTCTCGGCCATTTCCACGTCGGTAGGACGTGGCGGTCTGCTGCTTGGTTTTCTGGATGGTTCGATTCAGTTTGCCGACATCCATTTTGCGACCACCTTTATCGACGTCGTCGACGCCCCCGAGCAATTTCATGGAATGAAGCCTGGCGAGCGAGCGACCTATCAGCCGGAAGAGAACGAGACCGGCGTCTTGGAGCTTACGTCGCAGGGACAGTATCGAGTGCAGTTGCTCGAATCGAGCGTGCTCGATCCGGTTCAGGTGACGGACAAAGCGATCTTGATGCTGGACCATGTGCCCGAAGCGGCTAGCGGCGGCAATCAGGTCAGCATCTCGAAAGACGATCGCAAGTACGTTTGCTTTGCGGCCGACGGCAAGTTGCGTTACGGCACGCTGAAGGAGGAAGAAGATTTTCTGACCGGCGATGTGACGCTGAAAAACGAAACGATCGAGTTGGAGATCGCCGACATTCAAGGCGAACGCCCGCAGTTTCTACTGCAAACCGCCCGCGGCAACGACATCTTGCTGGCTTGGAAGTCGGGCCAGATGGTCCGGTTTGTTCGCGAAAGCGCGGAGGATGGATCAGGCTATCATCTGAATCCGGCCGAGAAGGTCGACCTGCTTCCTGATACTGACGCACAGTTAACCGTCTGCGACTTTATCTTGGGACGCGAGACCGTTTTTGTCGGCGATAGCCAAGGGGGCGCAAGCGGCTGGTTTTTGGTTCGCGGCGCCGAGACGGAAGAACCAGAGTTGCAAGCCCGCAAAACCAGCGACGGTTTTACCCTGGCGCGCGTGCATGTGCTGCAACCGGCGCCTGGCGAGAAGATCAATTCAATGCGCGCGTCGGAACGTAGCCGCATGTTGGTCGTCGGTTACGAGTCGGGTCGTTTTCGCGTCTACCAAATGACGACCGAACGACTCGTGCTCGATCGCCATCTGCCGAAGGACGCTCCGGTAATCGGCGCGATGATCACGCCGAAAGATAACGGCTTGTTGGTCGAATCGGGCGAAGGAATATATCTTTGGGACTTTGATCCGCGACATCCTGAAATTACGGTTGCAGCGGCGATTATGCCGGTCTGGTACGAAGGTTATCCGAAGCCGCGTCAGATCTGGCAAAGCTCGTCGGCCGGCGTCGAACCAGAAATGAAATTGGGGCTCTACCCGCTGATCTCCGGTACGCTGAAGGCGACGTTCTACTCGATGTTGTTCGGCGCTCCGATCGCGCTGCTGGCGGCGATTTATACCAGCGAGTTCACGACGCACAAAGTTCGCGCCGTCGTCAAACCGACGGTCGAGATGATGGCGAGCCTGCCGAGCGTCGTTCTCGGATTTCTGGCGGCGATCGTGTTCGCTCCGATCGTGGAGTCGTTTTTGGCCTTCTTTTTAACGACGGTTGTCGTCGTGCCGCTCACCTTTATTTTGGCGGCCATGATGTGGCAATTGTTGCCGCGGCGGATCGGCTTGATCCTCGAGTCATGGCGTCTCTGGTTCATGGTTCCGGCGCTGCTGCTGGGACTGGCCGTTTCGTATCTGCTGGGACCGCTGGTCGAGCAGATCGCCTTCGACGGCAATGTGAAGCTGTGGCTTGACGGGCGGGGATCAGGCGTCGTCGGCTGGTTGATGATGTTGTTACCGTTGGGCGGGATGTTCGCTTTCTTTTTGAACGGCGCCTTTATTAACCCTTATTTGCGAGCCAGGGCGCTGCAGTGGAATCGATCGCAGTTCGCCCTGTTAAGCCTGGTTAAATTCGCCGCGCTGGTGCTGCTGACGTTCGGCTTCGCCTGGTTGCTCTCGTCGGCGCTCTATTGGCTGCCGACGCTGTTTGGCGCTGAAGTCTGGGATCCGCGCGGCACGTTCATTGATAGTTACGCCCAGCGCAACTCGTTTGTCGTCGGCTTTGTGATGGGGTTTGCCGTGATTCCGATCATCTACACCATCGCGGATGACGCGTTGGCGACCGTGCCGAAACATCTTCGCTCAGCGTCGCTCGGCTGCGGAGCGACTCCCTGGCAAACGACCGTACGCGTGGTGATTCCGACTGCAATGAGCGGGCTCTTCTCGGCATTGATGATCGGTTTGGGACGCGTGGTTGGCGAGACGATGATCGTGCTAATGGCCGGCGGCAACACGCCGGTGACCGATTGGAATATCTTTAGCGGCTTCCGGACGCTGAGCGCGACGATTGCGATTGAACTGCCGGAAGCGGTGGAGAACAGCACCCACTTTCGCATGTTGTTTGCAGCGGCCTTGGTGCTGTTCGTCATCACCTTTTTGATTAATACCGCGGCCGAAATTGTGCGGCTGCGTTTCCGTAAACGAGCTTATCAACTATGA
- a CDS encoding phosphate ABC transporter permease PstA, with amino-acid sequence MTSPADNDAAAAPREKRGHVSKPGLSLLAQGEPMVWLTGGSLALCLLMIFGLLSLVIYNGMRTFWPGQLYQVETVDGAIYLGEEAGVEKFDLTEQLINSFPPELAKAREISQQKFEAAGSVPFEVERRQYRTGNFDIISNFDREGTHYHTVTEFEMVSPEATLPEWAMVIERLSWGRFYGMPVEFKMSYQRPISAEEEQLADIVQQLQSNSYRITDADQAAQLKEALAPVEAELTKVRAANIDAFVAENKSLAGELRAKLKSGEEKPLADVKSDEQNVISIVQATVGPEEAWDKFNEFHDEVISRSARRKEIEEFEVGEVNSEEETARLELRDEEIAHPGVFIVELANELARLQGQVAVLDAIGEKNQAVLRQIEKRYGADSPLSKFAQKITQGLATDLVEQQTQPKTRIAEIKQLVNAMPESTQAAVESFLRIRQESTERTVKLQDRIRQLNDENARYVLHMQTAQKIDKDIPLSEIVRAFPANRLGIAGKLGVYMSRWGEFLMDDPREANSEGGVFPAIWGTVAMTMIMSILVVPFGVLAALYLREFAKPGPIVSAIRISINNLAGVPSIVFGVFGFAFLIGNVGRYIDGGPKNADLPVMSSGSWYLLLGVLAATACGAFMMSMYAVGNRRQLTGRRNQWLGKFALLLWVAATVAFLVALATTPEFNGFFTSHLPNPVFGKGCLAWASITLALLTLPVVIVATEESLAAVPNSLREGSYGCGASKWQTIWRIVLPHALPGIMTGMILAMARGAGEVAPLMLVGVLKLAPELPVDFTPPFLHFDRSFMHLGFHIYDLGFQSQNSEAAKPMVYTTTLLLIGVIALLNLSAIWLRARLRRRFQPGQF; translated from the coding sequence ATGACCTCGCCTGCTGACAACGACGCTGCCGCCGCGCCGCGGGAGAAACGAGGGCACGTTTCCAAACCGGGCCTTTCGCTCCTCGCGCAGGGCGAGCCCATGGTCTGGCTAACCGGCGGTTCGCTGGCCCTTTGTTTACTGATGATCTTCGGCCTGCTGTCGCTGGTCATCTACAACGGCATGCGCACCTTCTGGCCGGGACAGCTCTACCAGGTCGAAACCGTCGACGGGGCGATCTACTTGGGGGAAGAGGCCGGCGTCGAAAAATTTGATCTGACCGAGCAATTGATCAACTCGTTTCCGCCCGAACTGGCGAAGGCCCGCGAGATCTCTCAGCAGAAGTTTGAAGCGGCGGGCAGCGTTCCGTTTGAAGTGGAGCGGCGCCAATATCGGACCGGCAACTTCGATATTATCTCCAACTTCGATCGCGAAGGAACGCACTACCATACCGTCACCGAATTTGAGATGGTCTCGCCCGAAGCGACGCTGCCCGAGTGGGCGATGGTGATCGAGCGGCTATCGTGGGGACGTTTCTACGGCATGCCGGTTGAGTTCAAGATGTCGTATCAGCGACCGATCTCGGCCGAAGAAGAACAACTAGCCGATATCGTCCAGCAACTGCAAAGCAACTCGTACCGCATCACGGACGCCGATCAAGCGGCGCAGCTCAAAGAAGCGCTCGCGCCGGTCGAAGCGGAGCTTACCAAGGTTCGGGCCGCGAATATTGACGCCTTCGTCGCTGAAAACAAATCGCTCGCCGGCGAGTTGCGGGCCAAATTGAAGTCGGGCGAAGAAAAGCCGCTGGCCGACGTGAAATCGGATGAGCAAAACGTCATAAGCATCGTTCAGGCGACTGTCGGACCGGAAGAAGCTTGGGACAAATTTAACGAGTTTCATGACGAAGTCATTAGTCGTTCTGCGCGTCGCAAAGAGATCGAAGAGTTTGAAGTTGGTGAAGTCAACAGCGAAGAAGAAACGGCGCGATTGGAATTACGTGATGAAGAGATCGCCCATCCCGGCGTCTTTATCGTGGAGTTGGCGAATGAGTTAGCTCGGCTACAAGGGCAAGTCGCAGTTCTCGACGCGATCGGCGAAAAGAACCAGGCGGTATTGCGACAGATCGAAAAGCGATATGGCGCCGATTCGCCGCTGAGCAAGTTTGCTCAGAAAATCACGCAAGGTTTGGCGACCGACCTGGTCGAGCAGCAGACGCAACCGAAAACGCGGATCGCGGAGATCAAACAGTTGGTCAACGCGATGCCGGAATCAACGCAAGCGGCGGTCGAGAGTTTCCTCCGAATTCGCCAGGAATCGACCGAACGTACCGTCAAGCTGCAGGATCGTATTCGGCAACTCAACGACGAGAACGCGCGCTACGTGCTGCATATGCAGACCGCACAAAAGATCGACAAAGATATCCCGCTGTCAGAGATCGTCCGGGCCTTTCCCGCCAACCGACTGGGCATCGCTGGCAAGCTGGGAGTTTACATGTCGCGTTGGGGCGAGTTTCTGATGGATGACCCGCGCGAAGCGAACTCGGAAGGGGGCGTTTTTCCGGCGATCTGGGGAACCGTCGCGATGACGATGATCATGTCGATCCTGGTCGTGCCGTTTGGCGTATTGGCCGCGCTTTATCTGCGCGAGTTCGCCAAGCCGGGGCCAATTGTCAGCGCCATTCGCATTAGCATCAACAATCTTGCCGGCGTGCCGAGTATCGTTTTCGGCGTGTTCGGTTTCGCTTTTTTGATTGGCAACGTCGGGCGCTACATTGACGGTGGTCCAAAAAACGCCGACCTGCCGGTGATGTCGTCGGGAAGTTGGTATCTGTTGTTGGGCGTCTTAGCGGCGACTGCGTGCGGCGCTTTTATGATGTCGATGTATGCGGTTGGCAATCGGCGTCAATTGACCGGCCGTCGCAATCAATGGCTCGGCAAATTCGCGCTGCTGTTGTGGGTCGCCGCGACGGTTGCATTTTTAGTCGCTTTGGCGACCACGCCTGAATTCAACGGCTTTTTTACGTCGCATTTGCCCAACCCGGTGTTTGGCAAAGGTTGTTTGGCGTGGGCCAGCATTACGCTCGCGTTGTTGACGTTGCCGGTGGTGATCGTCGCGACCGAAGAGTCACTGGCCGCAGTCCCCAACTCGCTGCGGGAAGGCTCGTATGGATGCGGCGCCAGCAAATGGCAAACCATCTGGCGAATCGTTCTGCCGCACGCATTACCGGGAATCATGACCGGCATGATTTTGGCCATGGCGCGCGGCGCCGGCGAAGTTGCGCCGCTGATGCTGGTCGGCGTATTAAAACTCGCGCCGGAATTGCCGGTTGATTTTACGCCGCCGTTTTTGCATTTTGATCGCAGTTTTATGCATCTTGGTTTTCACATCTACGACCTTGGTTTTCAGAGTCAGAATAGTGAAGCCGCCAAGCCGATGGTTTACACCACGACATTGTTGTTGATCGGCGTGATCGCCTTATTGAACTTGTCGGCGATTTGGCTTCGTGCTCGCTTGCGACGGCGATTCCAGCCGGGGCAGTTCTAA
- the pstB gene encoding phosphate ABC transporter ATP-binding protein PstB, with product MIAQGHEFDSVIHDSVKREDCVLEIKNFNLWYGEKQALFNVNMPVPKGQVTALVGPSGCGKSTLLRCVNRMNDLIDTVRIQGDIVLNGDSICDAGVDVIELRKRMGMVFQKPNPFPMSIFENVVYPLRIDGERNRGVLEGVCEHSLKGAAIWDEVKDRLHESGLSLSGGQQQRLCIARAIASEPEVLLLDEPCSALDPIATSKIEDLIRELRGEYSILIVTHNMQQASRISDYTAFMYLGRLVEFGPTVDIFTNPKLTETNAYVTGRFG from the coding sequence ATGATCGCCCAAGGGCATGAGTTCGACTCGGTTATTCACGATTCGGTGAAACGCGAAGATTGCGTGCTTGAGATCAAAAACTTCAACCTGTGGTATGGCGAGAAGCAAGCGCTGTTCAATGTCAACATGCCGGTTCCCAAGGGCCAAGTGACGGCGCTGGTGGGACCATCCGGTTGCGGCAAGTCGACGCTGTTGCGTTGCGTCAACCGGATGAACGACTTGATCGATACCGTCCGCATCCAGGGAGACATCGTCCTCAACGGCGATTCAATCTGTGACGCCGGCGTCGATGTGATCGAACTGCGGAAGCGAATGGGAATGGTTTTTCAAAAGCCGAATCCCTTTCCGATGAGCATTTTTGAAAACGTCGTCTACCCGCTGCGCATCGACGGCGAGCGAAATCGGGGAGTCCTGGAAGGGGTTTGCGAACATAGCCTCAAAGGCGCCGCGATCTGGGACGAAGTCAAAGATCGACTGCACGAGAGCGGGCTGAGTCTCTCTGGCGGACAGCAGCAGCGGTTGTGCATCGCGCGGGCGATCGCCAGCGAGCCGGAAGTGCTGTTGCTGGACGAACCATGCTCGGCGCTCGATCCGATCGCGACCAGCAAGATCGAAGACTTGATTCGCGAACTGCGCGGCGAGTACTCGATCTTGATCGTGACGCACAACATGCAACAAGCGTCGCGGATCAGCGACTACACCGCGTTCATGTATCTAGGGCGTTTGGTTGAGTTCGGTCCGACCGTCGACATTTTCACCAATCCCAAACTGACCGAAACCAACGCCTACGTCACCGGCCGCTTCGGCTAA
- the phoU gene encoding phosphate signaling complex protein PhoU, which translates to MSVHFEKQIDQLRRQLLTLGSMVEDHVMLAIRAAEEQNRDLAQEAVNRDDDVDAMQMAIAEESLHLVALFQPVASDLRFVITVQTVINELERIGDQAHDIGQGVLRLLDSGAHFDLPPLLQQSKEASVEMLRQSLDALLDRDASKARAIIAADDKVDELHRSMYDWFKNGARQRPDDLDWMMEMLTISRHVERIADHATNIAETVVYLVEGELVRRGGDRAP; encoded by the coding sequence ATGTCGGTTCATTTTGAAAAGCAGATTGACCAGCTTCGCCGCCAATTGTTGACGCTCGGCTCGATGGTCGAAGATCACGTCATGTTGGCGATTCGAGCCGCCGAAGAGCAAAATCGTGACCTTGCCCAGGAAGCGGTCAATCGCGACGACGATGTTGACGCGATGCAAATGGCGATCGCGGAAGAGTCGCTGCACCTGGTGGCGCTGTTTCAACCGGTCGCCTCCGATCTGCGATTTGTGATCACGGTGCAAACCGTGATCAACGAACTTGAGCGAATCGGCGATCAGGCGCACGACATCGGCCAAGGGGTCCTGCGTCTGCTCGATTCGGGCGCCCATTTTGATCTGCCGCCGCTGTTGCAACAGTCGAAAGAAGCTTCGGTCGAGATGCTGCGGCAAAGTCTTGATGCGCTGCTGGATCGCGACGCGAGCAAAGCACGCGCGATCATCGCGGCCGACGATAAGGTCGATGAATTGCATCGCAGTATGTACGACTGGTTTAAGAACGGCGCTCGCCAGCGGCCTGATGATCTTGATTGGATGATGGAGATGCTGACGATTTCGCGGCACGTCGAACGGATCGCCGATCATGCGACGAACATCGCCGAAACGGTCGTCTACCTGGTCGAGGGTGAGTTGGTGCGCCGCGGCGGCGACCGAGCGCCTTAA